One Setaria italica strain Yugu1 chromosome I, Setaria_italica_v2.0, whole genome shotgun sequence DNA window includes the following coding sequences:
- the LOC101755181 gene encoding RING-H2 finger protein ATL46, whose protein sequence is MVVTVASSQSPSTPLSPSLRGFIRDAPPYSTLSPPQVQTAGVGGGGGGGNGKISPAVLFIIVILAVIFFISGLLHLLVRLLMKKQHGRGAGMGESAASPHRTGARDAAMDRQLQQLFHLHDSGLDQAFIDALPVFAYREIIGGNKEPFDCAVCLCEFDGEDRLRLLPVCGHAFHLQCIDTWLLSNSTCPLCRSTLFVPGMTIENLLFDFDERLEEEPLPEECEDGFQVSRQKPIDEEQPVAEKRVFPVRLGKFKNVGNQGAIGGVVGNGNAAGIVSREPGESSSSNLDARRCFSMGTYQYVLGASELRVALQPGRGRIGASNRFKGRAAAGLSSVNSDIMEGKRICARSKGESFSVSKIWQWSSVKGKLPAPQDTFADTGSLPWMKRNAAGDKLNM, encoded by the coding sequence GGCTGGtgtcggcggtggtggcggcggcggcaatgggaAGATCAGCCCTGCGGTGCTGTTCATCATAGTGATTCTTGcggtcatcttcttcatctccgGGCTTCTCCACCTCCTCGTGAGGCTACTGATGAAGAAGCAGCACGGCCGTGGTGCCGGCATGGGGGAGTCTGCTGCGTCGCCGCACCGTACAGGGGCGCGGGACGCGGCGATGGACcggcagctgcagcagctgtTCCATCTGCACGACTCTGGGCTCGATCAGGCGTTCATTGACGCGCTGCCTGTGTTCGCGTACCGTGAAATTATTGGTGGCAACAAGGAGCCGTTCGACTGCGCGGTGTGTTTGTGTGAGTTTGATGGGGAGGACAGGCTCAGGCTATTGCCGGTGTGCGGGCACGCCTTCCATCTGCAGTGTATAGATACTTGGCTACTGTCCAATTCGACATGCCCACTTTGCCGTAGCACGCTCTTTGTTCCCGGGATGACAATAGAGAACCTGCTGTTTGATTTTGATGAGAGGTTGGAGGAGGAGCCTCTACCGGAGGAGTGTGAGGATGGATTCCAAGTTTCCAGGCAGAAACCCATTGATGAGGAGCAGCCGGTGGCTGAGAAGAGGGTCTTTCCAGTAAGGCTTGGGAAGTTCAAGAATGTTGGAAATCAGGGTGCCATCGGTGGTGTGGTTGGCAATGGCAATGCAGCTGGTATAGTGAGCAGGGAGCCAGGGGAGAGCAGCAGTAGCAACTTGGATGCAAGGAGATGCTTCTCCATGGGCACTTACCAGTATGTTCTTGGGGCTTCTGAACTTCGAGTGGCTCTCCAGCCAGGTCGCGGCAGAATTGGTGCAAGCAACAGGTTTAAAGGAAGAGCTGCTGCTGGCTTAAGTTCTGTCAACTCTGACATTATGGAGGGCAAGAGGATTTGTGCGAGGAGCAAAGGCGAGAGCTTCTCTGTGTCAAAGATTTGGCAATGGTCTAGTGTGAAGGGCAAGCTGCCAGCTCCTCAAGACACGTTCGCAGATACAGGGAGTCTACCATGGATGAAAAGAAATGCTGCTGGAGATAAGTTAAATATGTGA